The genomic segment CGTAGCCGTTGCCGAGGTAAGCCGAGCCGCTTACGGGGGAAGCGAGGAAGGCACCGGCGTAGTACGGCCCACCGGGTGCGCTCTGCATCAATTCGTAGACCGAGCCGCCCGATGAGGAGGAGGGCTCGTAGCAGTGCCCCGCGGTCAGGAACTGCCGCGAGGCGTTCGTCTTGTCGCGGCCGTTGAACCCGACCGAGCAACGGTATCCGCCATCGCCGAACGGCGTGTAGTAGCCCTGGCCGCCGACGAGGTCTTTCAGGAACGAGAAGTCGCTGGGCCCGGTGGTGCGCTCGGCTGCCGCGCCGATCTCGGCGGTGGCGCCCACGGCTTCGACGGCCGGGATCTCGGCGTCGGAGCCGACGGTCACCACGAGCTGCGTGCCCTCCATCCGCGAGGCGAGCACGGAAGTGCCGGATGCGTTCAACTCGTCCACGACGTCGGCGGCGGTCGCTGCGGCCTCGGCGCGGGCGAGGTACTCCTCGGGCGAGATGCTCAGATCGGCCTGGATCGCGTCGGCGAGCTCGACCGGCAGCACGGCGGCATCGGCCGCGTAGGCCTGGAGCGGGTAGTCGCCCATCACGATCGGGGAATCGGGGGTCGGCTCGGGCTGCGGATCGGTCTCACCGGTGGGCGTCGTCGACACCGCTGCCGAGGCATCCGCGTCGCTCCGCTGCAGGGCCTGCGCACTGAGCGGAACGGAAACGGATGCGCCGAGCACGACGGCGACGGTGAGCGCGCCCAGCAGGCTGGCGCGATGGGTTCTGCGGGACACAGGAGCCTCTCGGTCGTGAGGACCGAGAGCGGGAGTCGCTTCCCGGGGTCGACGTCGTCAGTGACGCGCGAGTCCCCCGGCTCGGATCGGCCTCATCCTATCCACAACGCGTGTCGAACAGACAACTCGCCGACACCACGCCCGCGGGATCCGGTCACGGCAGGATGGCGTCGACGTAGCCGCCGTCGACACGGAGCGCGCCGCCCGTGGTCGCGGAGGCGAACGGCGAGGCGAGGTAGGTGACCATGTTCGCGATCTCCTCGGGCTCGATCAGCCGCTGGATGAGCGACTGCGGGCGGTGCAGACGCATGAACTCGCGCTGCGCCTGCTCCCACGGGAGCTCACGATCGACGAGTTCGTAGACGAAGTCCTCCACGCCCTCGGTATGGGTGGGACCTGCGATGACCGAGTTGACGGTGACACCCGATCCGGCTGCCGCTTTGGCGAAACCGCGTGAGACGCCGAGAAGAGCGGTCTTCGAGACGCCGTAGTGGATCATCTCCACCGGCGTGACGATGGCCGAGTCGCTCGCGATGTACTGGATGCGCCCCCAACCCCGCTCCATCATGCCCGGGAGGAAGGCGCGGGTGAGGCGCACGGCCGAGAGCACGTTCACCTCGAAGTAACGGCGCCACTCGTCGTCGCTGATCTCGAGCGGGGCCTTGGAGCCGAAGATGCCGAGGTTGTTGACGAGGATGTCGACCACGGGCAAGGCGGCGACGAGGTGCGCCACCTCCGTCTCGTCGGACACGTCACCCACCGCCCGGGTGACCCGGGAGGCCGGGTGCGCCTCGAGGATCGCGATGCGGGCGCGCTCGACACTCTCGGCCGAGCGTCCGTTCACGGCGACCTCCGCTCCGGCGGCAGCGAGCTGCTTCGCGATCGCGAGTCCGATGCCCTGGGTGGAGCCGGTGACGAGGGCCACCTTGCCGGTGAGGTCGATCTGCATGGAGGTTTCCTTCGAAAGGGGGATGTGCTTCCAGGCTAGTTCGACCCCTCCCCACTCGCACGCGCCGTCACCACGACGCGCGAGCGCAGGAGGGTTCAGGTCAGCGCGAGGGTGGGACCCCCCATCTGGAAGGAGTGGCCCGATCCGGGAACGACCGTGACCGTCGGGCCGCTGCCGCCGAGTTCCGTGAGGCCCCCGCCCGATTCGCCGGAGTCGTCGCTGGGGATCTCGGCGCCGACATCCGCCAGCACCACCGTGTCGCCCTCGGTCAGTCCCGAGGTGATCTCGGTGCGCTCGGCGCCCATCGCACCGATCTCGACCGCTGTCGACTGCGGAGATCCGTCGACCATCAGATCGACCGTGTAGTCCGACCCGGAGCGGTGAACGGCCGAGGTCGGCACGGTCAGCACGTCGCCCTCGGAGGCGATTGCGACCGTGGCCCGGGCAGAGGCGCCGTTCAGCAGCGGCGCCTCTGTCGGGTCGAGGGCGATGGTGACCTCATAGCTCGGGGTGGAGGAGTCCTCCGAGACATTCAGCACACCGATCGCACTCACGGTGCCGGTGACGGTGGTGCCGGAGCTCGGAAGGTCGACTGATGCCTTCTGTCCGGCAGCGAGAGCACTCACCTTCGCGAGGGTGACGGTCGACTCCACGACGAACCCGTCATCGCCGATGATCGAGATGACGGCGGTGGTGGAGCCCGCGGTCACGGTGTCGCCGACCGCCAGGCCGACCGCGGCGACCGTGCCCGCGATGGGGCTGGTGAGGGTCGCCATCGCCAGCTTCTGCCGGGCGAGAGCGAGGTCGGCGGTGGCCAGGTCGATCTGCGCCTGGTCGGCGACGATCGTCTCAGCGGTGATGGTGGTGGATGCGCCGGTGTCGATGCCCGCGCCGCCGGAGCCCGCGTCGGGTTCGGCGACGGTGGGGGTGGAAGTGGAGGTGAAGGAGGCCAGAACGATCGTCCCTCCCGTGGAGGCACCGTCGGCGACGGCGGCGGCCGGTTCGGCGGCTGCCGGGGCGGCGCTGGGGGTGGGAGTGGGGGTGGGAGTGGGGGTGGCCGAGCCGGAGCCCGAGGTGCCGGCGACTGCTGCCTGCAGGGAGGCGACGGCCGCGTCGAGCGCGTCCATGAGCGGGGTCAACGCGGACTGCGCATCGTTCACCTGCGACTGCTCGGTCTGCACCTCGGTGATCGCCGACTGGCAGGCGGCGAGATCGGCCTTGATGGCGTCGAGCGCGGCTTGGTCGTCGGCGGACCCGCCGTCGTCGGCCCCGGGATCGGTGCCTTCAGTTCCGTCGGTGCCTTCAGTTCCGTCGGTGCCTTCACCACCGCCGTCACCACCGGTGAGCTCGTCGATCGTGGCTTCGAGGAAGGGCCGGCAGGTCTCGTCGGAGGCGGCGATCGTCTCCTGCGTGGCAGCCAGAGCGGCCGACGCCGTCGAGTACTGGGCGAGCACCGCCTCTTGAGCGGCGGTGACGGCATCGACCGCGGCCTGGATGGCGGCCTGATCGGGCCCGCCTGCGCCGCCGCCCGAGTCTCCGTCGCCGGGGTCGTCGGTGCCGCCACCCGGAGCGGTTCCGCCGCCGGGAGCCGCTCCACCTCCGGGAGCCGAGCCCGATCCGCCCGCATCCGGCGCCGTCATGCCGTCGGGCGCGCCACCCGTGGCGCCGGTGTCGGGCACGCCCGACGAATCCGACGAACCACCCGACGCCTGGGTCTCGAGGTCGTCGGCGAGACGTTCTTCTGCCTTCGTCACCGCATCCTGGGCGGAGTCGACCGCATCCTGCAGGTCACCGGTGTCGAGGGTGGCGAGTTGCTGACCTGCGGTGACGGTGTCACCGACCTTCACCGAGACGGCGTCGACGGCGCCACCGACGTGGAAGGCCGAGTCACGACGCGTCGCCGAGGCGACCGTGCCGCTCAGGGAGAGCTGCTGGTCGACCGAGCCGTTCTCGGCAGAGGCCGTGCGGTATTCGGCACCCGAGCCCTGCGTGAGTGCGAACACCGCTCCCCCGCCGAACGCGCAGAGCACGACGGTGGTGATGCTGACGGCCAGGATGCGCTTGGTGCGCCGCCGCCGTGCTGCGAGTCGCTTGGGCGACAGGGGCTCGGCGTCGGGTGCGGGTCGGCGGGTGCGGCGGGCCATCAGCTTCCGCTTCCCGAGGTCGACGTGCCCGACGTGCTCGACGTGCCCGGGGCCCCGCCACCGGGCCCGCGTGCGCCGAAGCCGGCCGAGCATCCGTCGGCACCCGCGGCCTCGATCGCGAGCGACGTGGCGGCGACCGATCCCTTGTCGTCGGCCTCTCCCATCGCCGTGACGCATGCGCCCACGACCAGGGCCGTCGCGTCGGTCGACTCGGTGCGGGT from the Herbiconiux aconitum genome contains:
- a CDS encoding efflux RND transporter periplasmic adaptor subunit, translated to MARRTRRPAPDAEPLSPKRLAARRRRTKRILAVSITTVVLCAFGGGAVFALTQGSGAEYRTASAENGSVDQQLSLSGTVASATRRDSAFHVGGAVDAVSVKVGDTVTAGQQLATLDTGDLQDAVDSAQDAVTKAEERLADDLETQASGGSSDSSGVPDTGATGGAPDGMTAPDAGGSGSAPGGGAAPGGGTAPGGGTDDPGDGDSGGGAGGPDQAAIQAAVDAVTAAQEAVLAQYSTASAALAATQETIAASDETCRPFLEATIDELTGGDGGGEGTDGTEGTDGTEGTDPGADDGGSADDQAALDAIKADLAACQSAITEVQTEQSQVNDAQSALTPLMDALDAAVASLQAAVAGTSGSGSATPTPTPTPTPSAAPAAAEPAAAVADGASTGGTIVLASFTSTSTPTVAEPDAGSGGAGIDTGASTTITAETIVADQAQIDLATADLALARQKLAMATLTSPIAGTVAAVGLAVGDTVTAGSTTAVISIIGDDGFVVESTVTLAKVSALAAGQKASVDLPSSGTTVTGTVSAIGVLNVSEDSSTPSYEVTIALDPTEAPLLNGASARATVAIASEGDVLTVPTSAVHRSGSDYTVDLMVDGSPQSTAVEIGAMGAERTEITSGLTEGDTVVLADVGAEIPSDDSGESGGGLTELGGSGPTVTVVPGSGHSFQMGGPTLALT
- a CDS encoding SDR family NAD(P)-dependent oxidoreductase, whose amino-acid sequence is MQIDLTGKVALVTGSTQGIGLAIAKQLAAAGAEVAVNGRSAESVERARIAILEAHPASRVTRAVGDVSDETEVAHLVAALPVVDILVNNLGIFGSKAPLEISDDEWRRYFEVNVLSAVRLTRAFLPGMMERGWGRIQYIASDSAIVTPVEMIHYGVSKTALLGVSRGFAKAAAGSGVTVNSVIAGPTHTEGVEDFVYELVDRELPWEQAQREFMRLHRPQSLIQRLIEPEEIANMVTYLASPFASATTGGALRVDGGYVDAILP